Proteins from a genomic interval of Zingiber officinale cultivar Zhangliang chromosome 2A, Zo_v1.1, whole genome shotgun sequence:
- the LOC122041108 gene encoding transcription factor TCP20-like, which yields MSSKESGKGAPEEADLRERQRGMAPQPSREAEQVGAAEKGEQRRLLAPKRSSNKDRHTKVDGRGRRVRMPALCAARIFQLTRELGHKSDGETIQWLLQQAEPSIISATGSGTIPASVLASSAAASLVPSSSAAAAGLHQSKLHELGSERANWAAFGFRSHPELWLPPVDGFNAALFQSAAAMGAVPLASNLPRIGFAGLELPGSSINPMSFTSLLSGQKQAMTGLELGLSQHAQLGILNPPHSFTQFYHHTGQGSAAATVSAGDHLHQQDQQEEDQRQQSLTPNENSEGSEQ from the coding sequence ATGAGTTCGAAAGAGTCGGGGAAGGGAGCGCCGGAGGAAGCTGATCTGAGGGAAAGACAGCGTGGCATGGCCCCTCAGCCCAGCAGGGAGGCGGAGCAGGTGGGGGCGGCTGAGAAAGGAGAGCAAAGGCGGCTGCTTGCGCCGAAGCGGAGCTCGAACAAGGACCGCCACACGAAGGTGGACGGCCGTGGGAGGCGGGTGCGTATGCCTGCCCTCTGCGCGGCGAGGATCTTCCAGCTGACTCGCGAGCTGGGGCACAAGTCCGACGGAGAGACAATCCAGTGGTTGCTCCAGCAGGCCGAGCCGTCGATCATCTCCGCCACCGGGTCCGGAACCATCCCGGCCTCGGTCCTCGCGTCCTCCGCCGCCGCCAGCCTGGTTCCCTCCTCCTCTGCGGCCGCCGCCGGTCTCCACCAGAGCAAGCTCCATGAATTAGGTTCGGAAAGGGCCAATTGGGCCGCGTTCGGCTTCAGGTCGCACCCGGAGCTGTGGCTGCCGCCCGTCGACGGGTTCAACGCCGCTTTGTTCCAGTCTGCGGCGGCGATGGGGGCCGTGCCTTTGGCGTCAAATTTGCCGAGGATTGGGTTCGCCGGCCTGGAATTGCCCGGAAGCAGCATCAATCCCATGAGCTTCACGTCGCTTCTCAGCGGGCAGAAGCAGGCGATGACCGGATTGGAGCTCGGATTATCACAACACGCGCAACTTGGTATCCTCAATCCTCCTCACTCCTTCACCCAATTCTATCACCACACAGGCCAGGGCAGCGCCGCCGCCACCGTATCCGCAGGTGATCACTTGCACCAGCAGGATCAACAAGAGGAAGATCAAAGGCAGCAATCTCTCACTCCGAACGAAAATTCAGAGGGGTCAGAACAGTAG